A window of Myxococcales bacterium contains these coding sequences:
- a CDS encoding type IV toxin-antitoxin system AbiEi family antitoxin domain-containing protein: MFEREIELFRQHGGVLRMSEALRLGINRKTLYAMRDAGVVVPVSRGVYRLAALDPLAHPDLVTVAKRVPQGVLCLISALSFHELTTQVPHTIDVALERGKTKPRLDYPPTRFFWFSGPAFDEGIETHELDGVRVRIYAPEKTLVDCFRYRNQIGMDVVLEALRLWRERRKKKLDVLLKYARMRHVERAMRPYLEAMQ; this comes from the coding sequence GTGTTCGAGCGTGAAATCGAGCTGTTCCGCCAGCATGGCGGCGTCCTCCGCATGTCCGAAGCGCTGCGGCTCGGCATCAACCGGAAGACGCTCTACGCGATGCGAGACGCCGGCGTCGTGGTGCCCGTCTCCCGAGGGGTGTACCGCCTCGCGGCGCTCGACCCGCTCGCACACCCAGACCTCGTCACGGTGGCCAAGCGCGTCCCGCAGGGCGTCCTCTGCCTCATCTCCGCGCTCTCGTTCCACGAGCTGACGACGCAGGTGCCGCACACGATCGACGTCGCGCTCGAGCGGGGCAAGACGAAGCCGCGTCTCGACTACCCGCCGACGCGCTTCTTCTGGTTCTCGGGCCCGGCGTTCGACGAGGGCATCGAGACGCACGAGCTCGACGGTGTACGTGTACGCATCTACGCCCCGGAGAAGACCCTCGTCGACTGCTTTCGCTACCGGAACCAGATCGGCATGGACGTGGTCCTGGAGGCGCTGCGGCTTTGGCGTGAGCGCCGCAAGAAGAAGCTCGACGTGCTCCTGAAGTACGCCCGCATGCGCCACGTCGAGCGCGCGATGCGCCCCTACCTGGAGGCGATGCAGTGA
- a CDS encoding ASCH domain-containing protein, whose translation MKALSVRQPYASEILSGEKTREYRSRRTSYRGPLLICASQAADEGATPDMPRGVAVCLVDVVGCEDDGEGGFAWVLENPRPVEPRPIKGALGFFEVPDVPLLTPTRRKSEAVGPAPAGPHRERIEQLAADVGARLARRGG comes from the coding sequence ATGAAAGCGCTCTCCGTCCGTCAGCCGTACGCATCCGAGATTCTCTCCGGAGAGAAGACCCGAGAATACCGATCGCGGCGAACGAGCTACCGCGGGCCGCTGCTCATCTGCGCGAGCCAAGCCGCGGACGAGGGGGCGACGCCGGACATGCCTCGCGGCGTGGCGGTGTGCCTCGTCGACGTCGTCGGTTGCGAGGACGACGGGGAGGGCGGCTTCGCGTGGGTGCTCGAGAACCCGCGCCCCGTCGAGCCGCGCCCCATCAAGGGGGCGTTGGGCTTCTTCGAGGTGCCCGACGTGCCGCTGCTCACGCCGACGCGGAGGAAGAGTGAGGCCGTGGGGCCCGCACCGGCTGGCCCGCATAGGGAGCGTATCGAGCAGCTGGCGGCGGACGTCGGGGCGCGCCTCGCGCGGCGAGGGGGATGA